TGTTCAAGAGTGTGAAATACGTCGGATTCGACGGGCGTCCGGAACTGGAGGCAACGGCCAAGCAACTCACGCCCGTGTTGGCGAACGAAATTCGCCAGCGCCAACAGGATGTTGAAGTGGCCTGGACTCCACTGCCGAGCGACCCGGATCAAAGTTTGAGTTTGACCCTGGCTCGAACCGTAAACGGAGTCGAAGGGGCGGCGCTGGGTACGTTCGCGCCATCGGATCTTGTGGAAGCGTGGTTGGTGAGGAGCCGTTGCCGGGCCGTATGGTCGGATCTGCTAGAAGATCTGTCGCAGCGGTTGGGTGCTCGCGTTCACGAGGCACTGTCCGAACCTTTGGAGGTTTGAGCTGTGGCCAAGTCGCCCACCGAGTACGTTCGTGATTTGATGGCTCAAGTCGGTGTCCTCCAAGATCGAGACGCGACCCGCCGCGCGGAGTTAGACGAGCTGAAGACACGCCTTCGTCAGGAACTTGCAGAACGGAAATTAGCGGAAGAGAAGGCGCGTGACGAAATCACCCAACTGCGGCGCGAGTTGGCCGAAGCGCGACAAGAAACGGCCGTTCTCAAGCAACAACTTCAGGACCACGTCGCTCAATACCAGGAGTGGGATCGGCGGCGGTGGGGGTTGATCGTTCTGCTGCTCGGTGCGGTACTTTCCCTGGCGTCGGGGTTGATTGTCACGCTGGCGAAGAAGTAGTGCCCATGAGCGATCCGGATTCGGCCGAACAGACGCAGCCCGGGCTGCACCCCACGGGCGACACCGTGTCACCGGGTGCTCGCCAGTACAAGTTCATTGAACCGCGCCAAGTTGCGGGCGAACTCGGGCGGTTCGGGAACTACCGCGTCATTCGCCTACTCGGTTCCGGCGGAATGGGCCTCGTGTTCGAGGCCGAAGAGGTCGCCCTCGGGCGCCCGGTTGCCCTCAAAGTGCTCAAGCCGGAACTCGCAGCCGACCCGGAGAGCCGCGAGCGCTTTCTGCGCGAAGCGCGGGCCGCAGCCGAGATCCCGTCGGACCACGTTGTCACGGTGCTGAGCGTCGGGGAAGCGGGCGGTCTCCCGTTCCTGGCAATGCCACTACTGTTTGGCGAAACGCTCCAAGCCCGCATCGAGCGCCCGACGTTGGTCGATCTCCGGACCGCACTCATCATCGCACGCGACACGGCCGCGGGGCTGGTGGCGGCTCACATTCGAGGGCTGATTCACCGCGACATTAAGCCGGCGAATATTTGGATCGAAACTAGTGGGCCAGGTGGGACATTTAAACGCGCCCGCATCTTCGATTTCGGCCTCGCGCGGCGCCTGCACCACGAAACCAGCCTGACGAGTACGGGGTTCATCGTCGGTACGCCGAACTACATGTCCCCGGAACAAGCCGCTGGTCACGAGGTCGATGCGCGCGCGGACCTGTTCTCGCTCGGTTGCGTGATGTACGTCATGCTGACCGGCGAGCTACCGTTTCGGGGGAAGTCCGCGCTGGCAGTGATGTCCGCGTTGGCGAACAAGGCTCCCGACCCGATCGTCGCGAAGAACCCCACCGTACCGCCCGCGGTCGACGCGCTCGTGCTGCGGTTGCTGGAAAAGAAGCCCGAGGACCGCGTTCAGTCCGCAGCGGAAGTCGTGGCGGAACTCGATGACGCGATCGCGTCCCTCTCTGGCTCAGCTCCCGTATTGTTGCTCTCGCCCGCGAAAGTCCGGCCCGTTGGTGCCGATACGCTGGCGCCGGGCAAAAGCGACACACTACTCGGCACACCGGTCGCCTACGAACCACACACCGAGCGCATTCACCGCCGGCGCGCGATTTTCGTGTGCTCGGGTTTGGCCGTTATCGTTGCTCTATCTGCGTTTATCGGGTGGCGGGCGATGCAGAATCAGCCCGTGCAAGCGGCTCCGGTCGAACCGATCGTTGTGGGCGTGCTCCACTCTCAGAGTGGCACGATGGCCGTGAGTGAGAACCCGGTTATCGACGCGACCCTGCTCGCGATCGAAGAGATCAACGCCGCGGGCGGGGTACTGGGGCGCCCCCTGAAGCCGGTCGTCGTCGACGGGAAGTCCGACCCCGACGAGTTCGCGCGTCAGGCCGAGCGATTGCTGACCGAAGAACGTGTGGCTGTCATCTTTGGATGCTGGACGAGCGCGTCTCGTAAGGCCGTGCGCCCCGTGTTCGAGCGCAACGCTGGGCTACTCTTCTATCCCGTGCAGTACGAGGGGTTAGAGGAATCGCCGCGCATCGTGTATTTGGGGCCGGCACCGAACCAGCAACTCATTCCGGCTGTCGATTTTGTGATCGACACGCTCAAGAAGAAACGCATCGCGCTCGTTGGCTCGGACTACGTGTTCCCTCGCCCGGCGCACGCGATCATTCGGGACCGCGTCGCGGAGCGCAAAGCGGCCGGGGTCGACGTCGAAGTGGTGGCCGAGGCGTTCATTCCGCTCGGTTCACCGCTCGTCATCAACGCGATCGCCCGTGTTCGGAACGCGAACGCCGATGTCGTTATCAACACGATCAACGGCACTACAAACGCTGCTTTCTTTCGCGAACTGCGTGATCCGAAACAGGGCGTGCCGAACATTACCTCGCTCTCGGTCAGCATTACCGAGAACGAGGTCCGCGGACTGGACCCGCGTGCCATGACGGATGACTACTTGGTTGCGAGTTACTTCCAGACAGTGGACCGCCCCGAGAGCCGCGCCTTCGTACAGCGGATTCGTGCGAAGTACGGCAGCGATCGGTCCGCGAGCGACATGATGGCGGCGGCTTATTCGGGTGTCTATTTGTGGGCAAAAGCCGCTACCGCAGCTCGCGGAGTTGATCCGTCAGCGGTAGCGAACGCAGTTCGCGGGCTGGAATTCGATGGCCCCGGGGCGCGGATCAAGATCGACCCGGAAAACCTCCACGCTTGGCTGCCCGTTCGTGTGGCGAAAGTGCGCCCGAGTGGAGAAGTTGCGCTCGTGCCGGGTGCAGGATCGGAAACACCCGTGCGCCCACGGCCGTTCCCACCGACGCGCTCCCGGGACGAGTGGAGCCAGTTCCTCCGCAAACTCGAAATGGATTGGGGCGGGAAATGGCAGGCGCCGGAGCGGGCAGGGCGGTGAGACAGATCGGCTCCTTTCCGCGAGAAGCCCGGCTCCCTTCATTCAGAAGGCCACGCGGTTCGTGTATGATGGAGTAACAGCTCGAAGGAGTCGCCGATGAATCTGGGCTTTTACAACACCAACTTACCCCCGCACCTCCGCGTCCTGAAGGACGAGATCGAGTGCTACGCGCGCGACTACGGCCTCGACTTCTACGAAACCATCTTCGAGGTCGTGGACGCCGACGACCTGAACGAGATCGCGGCCTACGGCGGGTTCCCGACGCGCTACCCGCACTGGTCCTTCGGGATGCAGTACGAGGAGCTCAAAAAGGGCTACGAGTACGGCCTCTCGAAGATCTACGAAATGGTCATCAACAACGACCCGTGTTACGCCTACCTGATGCGGTGCAACCACACCGTCGATCAGAAGTTGGTGATGGCCCACGTGTACGGGCACTGTGACTTCTTCAAGAACAATGCGTACTTCGGGCACACGACGCGGAAGATGATGGACGAGATCGCGAACCACGCGGCTCGCATCCGGCACTACGTCGAGCGGTTCGGCGAGGACGAGGTCGAGGCGTTCATGGACCGGTGCATGTCCATCGACGACCTGATCGACATCCACTCGGTCGCGATCAAGCGCCGCGACGATCACTCCAAGTACGACTTCAGCCCTCAAGCTACGGGCGATGACCCTGCCGAAGAAAACGTCGCGCCGCGGTTCAAGGCGAAGTCGTACATGGCCGACTACATCAACCCGCGCGGCGCACTTAAGGCCGAAGACGAGGAGAGCAAGCGGGCGAACTCCGCGCGCGCGGCCCGGTTCCCCGAGCACCCGGAAAAGGACGTCCTGCTGTTCCTCATTGAAAACGCCCCGATGAAGAACTGGCAGCGCGACATGCTCAGTATCGTCCGGGACGAGGCTTATTATTTTTATCCTCAAGCTCAAACGAAAATACTGAACGAAGGCTGGGCGAGCTTCTGGCACAGCACCATCATGACGCAGAAGGTGCTGGACCCGTCGGAGGTGATCGACTACGCGGACCACCACTCGGGCACGATGGCGACCAGCTCGCGCCGGCTCAACCCGTACAAGGTCGGCATCGAACTGCTGCGCGACGTCGAGCGCCGGTGGAACATGGGGCAGTTCGGACCCGAGTGGGAAAACTGCACGGACATGGAAGAAAAGCGGCGCTGGAACAAGAAACTCGGGCTGGGGCGGCAGAAAATCTTCGAGGTCCGCAAGATCCACAGCGATATTACCTTTATCGACACGTTCTTGACGCCCGAGTTCTGCAAGGAATACAACCTGTTCTCGTTCAACTACCAGGAGCCGACGCAGAACTACGTGATCGAGAGCCGGGAGTTCCAGAAGGTCAAGCAGCGCCTGCTCTTCAGTCTCACGAACTTCGGGAAACCGTGGATCTACGTGCTCGACGGCAACCACCGCAACCGCGGTGAACTGCTGTTGCGACACGAGCACCACGGGGTAGATTTGAAAGTAGACGAGGCGCGCGACGTGCTGACCAACCTTCAGTACATCTGGTCGCGGCCCGTTCACCTGGAAACGATCAGCGACGGGCAGCCCACCGTGCTGAGCTTCGACGGCTCCGAACACACCCAACAAATTACCGGAGGGACCGATGACGCTAACCGAAAGTCTGCTCCCAAAGCTAAGTGAGTGGCGCCCGGCCGGCGACGGGCGCCACTCGTGGGGCGGGTCGTTCCCGACCGCGGGGTGGACCGTCCAACTCACCGCCGACAAGACCGATTCGCTTTCGTGCCTAGTGTGGGAATTGGCTCTCGCTCGCACTGGTGACACGCCTGCGGATTTCACGCTTCGTGCGTGGGCCGAGGGCGTTGCCCAGCGCGTGGCCGGGTTGCTGGAACCGCTGAAGTTGATCGAAGTGGACGAGGCCCGCGGGGAAGCGCTCCTCCGGAGCGCGGCACCCGCAAAGAAGGGCGATCGCGTCGCGTACTACGAGGTCCGGTTACACGCGCTGGGCCGCGCGGACGTCCGGCGCTTCAGCGCATCGCGGACCGAGAGCAGCCGCGAACAGATCGCGTTCGCCCTCACGCATGAAGTGGTCGCGAAACTGGTCGGAGACATTACCGGGTAAATTCGCTCTGTAAGGACCGGGGAATTCGTTTCTCAAACAACTGTAGCCGCGATCCGAGGGACGCTTGTCCCGGGTCGCGGCTACACTGTTTTTATGCTCGTTCGCCTACCGCGCCGGTCGTTGGGTTACTTCGTTGTCTTCGTCGGCGCGTGGGTCGGCGCTGCGGCTCCCATCAGTATCGGCAGTGACGGCCTCTTTCGTTTCGAGGCCCTCGATTTACTTTTGCGGCACGGAGAACTCGACCGCGGGCGGTACTCGCTCGTCGGCCCGGTTTGCGCCGCGCCGCTCTGGTACTTGGGAGAAGCACTCGGAACCCCCGGCGAAACGGTGTGGCTGTTCAATCGCGTGGCGTTCCTCGCGGGACTGGTTGGACTGTGGCTCGCGCTGCGCCCGGTTTTGTCGCCCTGCGAACACAGACGATTCATTGTGCTGTTGTTGCTCGGCAGCATGTTCCCGTGGCACATGATGGGTTTTTTCGCCGAGGTGTTCCACGCGGTCTGCGTGGGAACTGGGCTGACGCTACTCGCGACCCGGCGCGGTACCGGAGCACTTCTCGGAGGCGTGCTGTGTGCGTTTGGGACCGTGAACGTGCCCGCGACCGTGGTTGGATTGGGGTTCGCTGCGTGCGCGCTGGTCTGGCACACGCGCCGGTTGAGGTACTTCGCGGTTCCTGTGTTCGCGGCAGCGCTGATCCTGCTTGAGAACTACGTTCGGCGCGGTAATCCGCTCGACGGCGGGTATGCGAGCGAAACGGGGAGCCGCACCGTGTTGCCGTACTCGGGGCTCCCGGATTTCAGCTACCCGCTCTTTTTCGGGGTGCTCTCGATTCTGTTTTCGTTCGGTAAGGGGTTGGTGTTTTTCGCACCGGGCCTGTTCGCGCGTTACCTCCACGACGAGCAGGAGACTGGCGCGGACCGCACGCGGCTCGTGTACTACACGTGGATCGCGGTCGTGGTGGGGTTGGTGCTGGTCTATTCGCGTTGGTGGGCGTGGTACGGTGGGGGCGTATGGGGACCGCGGTTCTTTCTGTTCGCCGCACTGCCCGCTTCCCTTGTGCTGACCCGTTGGATCACGCACGCGAAATCACACTCGGCATTGGCGAATGTCTTGGTGCTGCTTGCGGTTGCTCTGTCGTGTTGGGTCGGGGCGAACGGGATCGTCTTTCAGGAGCACGGGACGGAGCAGTACTCGGCGAACAACTTCGAGTTCGAGTACGTGACGTGGTACGTTCCCGAGTGCTCAGTTCTCTGGCTCCCGTTCGTGGTTCACAAGCACCTGGATTGGCAGGATTATGCTCGACTCACCGCGTTCGCGTTGGGGTTCGCGTATCTAGCGAGGCCATTGGTGCTGGTACTCGCTGGGTGTCTGTGTGAAGGGTGCGTGAGTGTGTGGCGAAGTGCCCGGTCGGGGGCGCGCTGGCGGGTTTGAGGTCGGGCGTACAATGATCCGGCCCATTTCCCAACGGAGCAGCGCATCATGTTTCGGAACCTGATCGCGATGGCAGCCATCGTATTCACCGCGGGCGCGTCCCAGGCCGCGGTCGTCACGAAAGTGGTCGACTACGAGTTCGACGGAGTGAAGCTAAAGGGCTTTTTGGCCTACGACGACGCGGTGAAGGAGAAGCGCCCCGGCGTGCTCGTCGTTCACGAGTGGTGGGGGTTGAACGACTACGCGAAGGACCGGTGCAAGAAGCTCGCGGAACTCGGGTACGTCGCGTTCGCGGTAGACATGTACGGCGACGGCAAGACGACCGAGCACCCGGACGACGCCCGCAAGATGACCGGGCTGGTCCGCGAGAACGTGCAGGTGTGGCGCGGGCGCGCGGAGGCGGGGTTGAAGCAGCTCAAGGGCCTGCCCAACGTGGACGGCGACAAGATCGCGGCCATCGGCTACTGCTTCGGCGGGAGCACGTGTCTCCAACTCGCGTACACTGGGGCCGATCTGAAGGCCGTCGCCACGTTCCACGCGGCGCTTCCCAAGCCGACCGGCGACGAGGCGAAGGCGATCAAGCCGAAGGTGCTGGTCTGCCACGGCGCGGCCGACACGTTCATCTCGGAAGACTCGATCAAGGCGTTCCGCGGCGCGCTCGACGGCGCCGGCACCAAGTACGACTTCGTCGCGTACAAGGACGTGGTTCACAGTTTTACCGTGCCCGGTGCGGACGCGGTGAACATCAAGGGCATGAAGTACGATAAGGCCGCCGACGAGGATTCGTGGAAGAAGATGCTCGCGCTGTTCAAGGACACGCTCGGGCGCTAAGCAGACCGTTCGTGCCCGGTACCGTGCCGTCATCGAGTCGCGGGACCGGTTTTTCGGATTGTACCGGGTCTTTTTTCGCACATTTCTTGCTTTCGCACTTTCGACTTTCGACTTAATTTAGTATTTGGCCGATGGAGTCGAATGCGCACGGTTGCGCCCGCTCGCGCAGGAGGCACCGCATGTCCGCCGAACCCGTTCCCCCGCCCCCTCCTCGCAAGGTGCTCCCGCCCCGGAAGCGGCCGGTGCCACCTCCACCGCGCCGGAGACGGTGGTTCGTTCGGTTCCTTCCGCTCATCACAGTCTTGCTCCTCGGAGCGTGGTTCGCGCCCACAATCGTCGCGAAGACCGATTTGCGTAACCGGCTCGCGCGGAAGGCGCTCGCGGACGTGCGCGGGTCCGTTGAGGTCGGCGGCGCGTCGCTCGGGTGGTTTTCGTCGGTCGAGTTGCGCGACGTAGTGATTAAGGACGAAACGGGCCGGCCGATCGTCAGTGTCGCGAAGATCGAATCGCAAAAATCGCTGATAACGCTCGCCCGCAACCAGGGCGATCCGGGCGAGTTCACTATCGAAAAACCGGTCATCACCGTCGTTTGTCAGAAGGGGACGACTACTCTCGAAAGTACGTTTGCGGAATACCTCAAGGAGAACGCGGAACCCGCTCCGACGCGGACGCCCGTGAGTGTCAAAATCGTCGGCGGTGTGGTTACGATCGTTGACGCGGAGGCGGACAAGACCACGAGCGTCGAGGACATCAACGCGAACGTTCAGATCCCCGCGAACCGGTCCGAACCGATCGCGATCACCGCGACCGCTGCAACGGGGGGCATCAACGCGGACGCGACGATCGGCGCCGCCGGCTCCGCTAAACTCGTGACTGCGGGCTTGGCACTCGATACGTTCGCACCACTCCTGAAGCGAATCGACCCCGAACTGAGTCTTGCGGGAACGGTCGGCACCGATCTGCGGGTGACTTGGGGGAAGGATTCGGCCGGGCGCCTGGCGCTCACCGCTTCCGGGAAGGCGAGTGCGACGCAACTCGCGGTTTCCGGCCCGTGGCTCAAAGGCGATCGGCTCGTACTCGATTCGGCCGAACTGCCGATCGACGTCGAACTTGCGGGGCGCGGGCTTCGCGTGCGCAAATTCGACCTCACGTGTGACGTGGGGACGGTTTCGGCGAGCGGGACGTTCGACCCGGACGAACCGGTGGAAGCGCTCCTCACGCGGGCCGGCGCATCGGTGAGTGCAAAGGTCGACATCGCGAAGCTGGCTGCAAAACTCCCGAAGGTGCTTCGACTGAAGGAAGGGACCGAGCTGCGTGAAGGCAAACTCGATCTCGAACTTGTGAGCCGGGCGGACGCGAACACCACCGTGTGGGACGGGAAGGTCAACACGACCACGCTTCGGGGCGTGCGCGACGGCAAACCGATCGCGTGGGAGCAACCGCTGCAAATCGATTTCGCCGCCCGGTACGCGAAGGGCGGGTTGCCGACCGTCGATCGGCTCGTTTGCAAGTCGGATTGCGTCGCGGTGATCGCAGAAATCAATCCCGAACGTCTGCGCGCCGCTGCCACCGTCTACTTGGAAAAGCTGAGCGCCCGGCTCGCGGACTTCGTGGACTTGAGGGGCTTCACACTCGCCGGTGTCGCAGACGCGACGCTGAGCACGTACCGCGGGCGCGACGGGAAGTTCAATGCGGAGGCCACCGTCGCACTCAAGGACTTCGCGGTTCACGATCAGCAGGGAAGGGGACTGAAGGAACCAGCGCTGGATTTCCGGTTCCAGGTAACGGGCGTGGCACCCGACACCGGCACGGTGCAACTTGCGACCGCGTCGGCCGTTCTTGCCTCGTCGGGTGACGAACTGCGCCTGACCCTGAGCGAACCCGTGAGCGATATTCACAAACTCGCGAACGGCAGCGCTGATGTGAAGCTCACGGGCGACCTCGCACGTTGGAAGGCCCGCGTCGCCGCGGTCGTCAAGCTCCCGGACTTCCCACTCAGCGGTTCGATCGATGCGGGCGGGCGCGCGAAATTCGCAACCGACAACGTGACCATAGACCGGCTCGCGGTTGTTCTTACGAAACCGAAACTCTCCCGGTGGATCGCGCTCGACGAGCCGAAAATGGACGCGGTCGGCGATCTGACATTCACGCGCGCCACCAGCACAGCAACCATTGCCAAACTGACGATCAATTCCGCACCGCTCTCGGTCACCGGAGGGACGCTCAGTTTCGAGCCGCAAACAAACGGCGACGTTGCCATCAGCGGCATCGGGCAGTGCGCCACCGATCTGAATCGGCTCGGGAAGGTCGTGCAACTGTACGTCGACCCAAACGGGCCGGACGCGCTCAGCGGCCGCGGGACCGGTCCGCTCCGTTTTCGTTCGAGCGGCGACACGACGACTTTTGGCGGCACGTTGGACGTGACCAACTTCGGGTACGGCCCGAAGGACAAGTACGTCTGGTTCGAGCAAGCATTGCACCTCGAAGCAGACGGCTCGTTTAGCAGTGCCTCAGATGCGGTCACGATCAAGAGCGCGAAGGCCGAGCGGCCCGGTTTGGTCGTTGACGCGAAGGGCAAGCTCGAAAAAATCAGCGACACGCGCGACGTGAACTTTAACGGCACGCTGCGCTACGACTGGGACAAGCTGACGCCGCTGGCGCGCGGGTTCGTTGGCCCGACATTTAATGCGACCGGTACCGGCTCGCGCGGGTTCTACCTCGCCGGACAACTCGAACCGAACGGCCAGAAGACGGCCGCAGTTCCCGCGCCTCCGAAGTCCGAACCGAAGATCGGTGGACCGATCGTTCTGAAGGCACCGACCGCGAACCCGCCCGCTCCTAAAGCGCCCGCGGCCCCAAGTGGTCCGAGCCTCTTCGCCACCCTGGACGGTGAGGTCGCGGTCGGCTGGCACTCGATGCGGGCCTATGGCTTCGATATCGGCACCGGTGAACTGAACGCGAAGATGGCGCGCGGGGTGGCGAAGGTCGCGCCGCTAGAGGCAACCTTCGGTGGCGGGAAGGTGAAGCTCTCGCCGACGCTCGAACTCGGCACCGCGCCGGCTGTGATGACGCTCGCGAAGGGGAACGTGATCGACCGCGCCAAGCTCACCCCGCAAGCAACGGCCAGCGCGCTCGGGTACGCGCTCCCCGCCATCGCGAACACCGGGGAGGCTTCGGGCGAAATCTCCGCGAACATCGAGGAAGCCCGGATCTCGCTCGCGGACGTCAATCAAACGAGCATAAAGGGCTCGCTCGTGATTCACAAGGCCACCGTGGGGTTCAGCCCGGTGGTCGCCCAAATCGCGACGCAGCTCGGCGCGAAGGCCACCACAATGACACTCGTAAACGACTCGACCGTACCGGTTCAGGTCGCGAACGGGCGCGTGTACCACCAGAACTTCGCGATCCGCATTTCGGGCACCACGTTCCACACGAACGGCTCCGTGGGCTTCGACGACACGCTGGACCTCATCGTGGACGTGCCGCTGCCGAAGGAAATGCCGCTGCTCAAGAACAATCCGGTCCTAATGAAAGCCGTCGCGGGGAAGGTCGTGAAGGTGCCGGTGAAAGGGACGCTGACGAAGCCCGAACTCGATCCGAAGGCGTTTAACGACGCGGTAATCGCACTGGCCCGCGACAGCGCGAAGGACGTGGGTAAGGATCTGCTCGAAGGCGAACTCCGCAAGTTGTTCCCCAACATGCCCGCGCCCGGCACGAACCCGAAGCCCGGTGGCGGGATATTCCCGTTTGGGTTGCCGTTCGGAAAGAAGCAGTGATGGGCCTTCAAAGAGAAGGGGGCGCAGAATCTTTCTGCGCCCCTCAAGTGTTCAGGTACGTGATTGCGTCACACGTCGGTTACTTTTTACCGATCGTGATTTTGAACGAATCCAGGAACGTGTCCGCGTCTTTTCCTTCGACTTGCTCTTTGGTGCCGACGATCGCGAAATAGTGGACGAAAGTGCCGATAGCGAACACCCGCAACCGGGCCGATTTCTGCGCGTCGATTGTGATTTCGTACTCTTTGCCGGTCAGTTTCTCAAGTTT
This region of Gemmata massiliana genomic DNA includes:
- a CDS encoding transporter substrate-binding protein, with product MSDPDSAEQTQPGLHPTGDTVSPGARQYKFIEPRQVAGELGRFGNYRVIRLLGSGGMGLVFEAEEVALGRPVALKVLKPELAADPESRERFLREARAAAEIPSDHVVTVLSVGEAGGLPFLAMPLLFGETLQARIERPTLVDLRTALIIARDTAAGLVAAHIRGLIHRDIKPANIWIETSGPGGTFKRARIFDFGLARRLHHETSLTSTGFIVGTPNYMSPEQAAGHEVDARADLFSLGCVMYVMLTGELPFRGKSALAVMSALANKAPDPIVAKNPTVPPAVDALVLRLLEKKPEDRVQSAAEVVAELDDAIASLSGSAPVLLLSPAKVRPVGADTLAPGKSDTLLGTPVAYEPHTERIHRRRAIFVCSGLAVIVALSAFIGWRAMQNQPVQAAPVEPIVVGVLHSQSGTMAVSENPVIDATLLAIEEINAAGGVLGRPLKPVVVDGKSDPDEFARQAERLLTEERVAVIFGCWTSASRKAVRPVFERNAGLLFYPVQYEGLEESPRIVYLGPAPNQQLIPAVDFVIDTLKKKRIALVGSDYVFPRPAHAIIRDRVAERKAAGVDVEVVAEAFIPLGSPLVINAIARVRNANADVVINTINGTTNAAFFRELRDPKQGVPNITSLSVSITENEVRGLDPRAMTDDYLVASYFQTVDRPESRAFVQRIRAKYGSDRSASDMMAAAYSGVYLWAKAATAARGVDPSAVANAVRGLEFDGPGARIKIDPENLHAWLPVRVAKVRPSGEVALVPGAGSETPVRPRPFPPTRSRDEWSQFLRKLEMDWGGKWQAPERAGR
- a CDS encoding SpoVR family protein, which codes for MNLGFYNTNLPPHLRVLKDEIECYARDYGLDFYETIFEVVDADDLNEIAAYGGFPTRYPHWSFGMQYEELKKGYEYGLSKIYEMVINNDPCYAYLMRCNHTVDQKLVMAHVYGHCDFFKNNAYFGHTTRKMMDEIANHAARIRHYVERFGEDEVEAFMDRCMSIDDLIDIHSVAIKRRDDHSKYDFSPQATGDDPAEENVAPRFKAKSYMADYINPRGALKAEDEESKRANSARAARFPEHPEKDVLLFLIENAPMKNWQRDMLSIVRDEAYYFYPQAQTKILNEGWASFWHSTIMTQKVLDPSEVIDYADHHSGTMATSSRRLNPYKVGIELLRDVERRWNMGQFGPEWENCTDMEEKRRWNKKLGLGRQKIFEVRKIHSDITFIDTFLTPEFCKEYNLFSFNYQEPTQNYVIESREFQKVKQRLLFSLTNFGKPWIYVLDGNHRNRGELLLRHEHHGVDLKVDEARDVLTNLQYIWSRPVHLETISDGQPTVLSFDGSEHTQQITGGTDDANRKSAPKAK
- a CDS encoding dienelactone hydrolase family protein, translated to MFRNLIAMAAIVFTAGASQAAVVTKVVDYEFDGVKLKGFLAYDDAVKEKRPGVLVVHEWWGLNDYAKDRCKKLAELGYVAFAVDMYGDGKTTEHPDDARKMTGLVRENVQVWRGRAEAGLKQLKGLPNVDGDKIAAIGYCFGGSTCLQLAYTGADLKAVATFHAALPKPTGDEAKAIKPKVLVCHGAADTFISEDSIKAFRGALDGAGTKYDFVAYKDVVHSFTVPGADAVNIKGMKYDKAADEDSWKKMLALFKDTLGR
- a CDS encoding AsmA family protein, whose translation is MSAEPVPPPPPRKVLPPRKRPVPPPPRRRRWFVRFLPLITVLLLGAWFAPTIVAKTDLRNRLARKALADVRGSVEVGGASLGWFSSVELRDVVIKDETGRPIVSVAKIESQKSLITLARNQGDPGEFTIEKPVITVVCQKGTTTLESTFAEYLKENAEPAPTRTPVSVKIVGGVVTIVDAEADKTTSVEDINANVQIPANRSEPIAITATAATGGINADATIGAAGSAKLVTAGLALDTFAPLLKRIDPELSLAGTVGTDLRVTWGKDSAGRLALTASGKASATQLAVSGPWLKGDRLVLDSAELPIDVELAGRGLRVRKFDLTCDVGTVSASGTFDPDEPVEALLTRAGASVSAKVDIAKLAAKLPKVLRLKEGTELREGKLDLELVSRADANTTVWDGKVNTTTLRGVRDGKPIAWEQPLQIDFAARYAKGGLPTVDRLVCKSDCVAVIAEINPERLRAAATVYLEKLSARLADFVDLRGFTLAGVADATLSTYRGRDGKFNAEATVALKDFAVHDQQGRGLKEPALDFRFQVTGVAPDTGTVQLATASAVLASSGDELRLTLSEPVSDIHKLANGSADVKLTGDLARWKARVAAVVKLPDFPLSGSIDAGGRAKFATDNVTIDRLAVVLTKPKLSRWIALDEPKMDAVGDLTFTRATSTATIAKLTINSAPLSVTGGTLSFEPQTNGDVAISGIGQCATDLNRLGKVVQLYVDPNGPDALSGRGTGPLRFRSSGDTTTFGGTLDVTNFGYGPKDKYVWFEQALHLEADGSFSSASDAVTIKSAKAERPGLVVDAKGKLEKISDTRDVNFNGTLRYDWDKLTPLARGFVGPTFNATGTGSRGFYLAGQLEPNGQKTAAVPAPPKSEPKIGGPIVLKAPTANPPAPKAPAAPSGPSLFATLDGEVAVGWHSMRAYGFDIGTGELNAKMARGVAKVAPLEATFGGGKVKLSPTLELGTAPAVMTLAKGNVIDRAKLTPQATASALGYALPAIANTGEASGEISANIEEARISLADVNQTSIKGSLVIHKATVGFSPVVAQIATQLGAKATTMTLVNDSTVPVQVANGRVYHQNFAIRISGTTFHTNGSVGFDDTLDLIVDVPLPKEMPLLKNNPVLMKAVAGKVVKVPVKGTLTKPELDPKAFNDAVIALARDSAKDVGKDLLEGELRKLFPNMPAPGTNPKPGGGIFPFGLPFGKKQ